In the Qipengyuania pelagi genome, one interval contains:
- a CDS encoding MBL fold metallo-hydrolase, whose amino-acid sequence MKAGIIPVTPLQQNCSLIWCTATNKGALVDPGGDLDKVKAALKNSGVELEKILLTHGHIDHCGEAGILAKELGVPIEGPHEADRFWIARLDDDGARFGVHGQTFEPDRWLEEGETVTVGDLELEVFHCPGHTPGHVIFYHRPSKFALVGDVLFQGSIGRTDFPMGNHQDLIDAIVTKLWPLGDDVTFIPGHGPTSTFGQERKTNAFVSDAALA is encoded by the coding sequence ATGAAGGCGGGCATCATCCCTGTCACGCCGCTCCAGCAGAATTGCTCGCTGATCTGGTGCACCGCCACCAATAAGGGCGCGCTGGTCGATCCCGGCGGCGATCTCGACAAGGTGAAGGCGGCGCTGAAGAATTCCGGCGTGGAGCTGGAAAAGATCCTGCTTACCCACGGCCATATCGATCATTGCGGGGAAGCGGGCATTCTCGCCAAGGAGCTGGGCGTTCCCATCGAAGGCCCGCACGAGGCCGACCGGTTCTGGATCGCCCGCCTCGACGACGATGGCGCGCGCTTCGGTGTCCACGGACAGACGTTCGAGCCGGATCGCTGGCTGGAAGAGGGCGAGACGGTCACCGTCGGCGATCTCGAGCTGGAAGTGTTTCACTGCCCCGGCCACACGCCCGGCCATGTGATCTTCTACCACCGCCCGAGCAAGTTCGCGCTTGTCGGCGATGTGCTGTTCCAGGGCAGTATCGGGCGCACCGATTTCCCCATGGGCAACCATCAGGACTTGATCGACGCGATAGTCACCAAGCTCTGGCCGCTGGGCGACGATGTCACCTTCATCCCCGGCCACGGCCCGACCAGCACGTTCGGGCAGGAGCGCAAGACCAA